GGGAACGGGCGCGGGTGCGCCGCTGCCAGCCTCTGACAACATCCGCCTTGGATCGGGTGTCGCTGGATCGCGTGCTGCTGCCTCGGACTCTGCCGGATCCTCTGCGCTACGCGATTCTGCTGCAGCTCCTGTGCCAGCGCTGAGAACACGGTCACAACATGGAGTTGCCAAACCAAAAATTCGTACTGATGGTACGGTCAGGTATGACAAGCGTTTTGGAGGTCTTGCTGTCACGGGTGAACCCAACAATTTAAGTGAGgcttttgaaagaaaaaattggAAAAATGCTATGGATGAGGAATATAATGCTCTTGTTCACAATAGGACTTGACACCTAGTCCCTCCAGCAAGGGGGAGAAATATCATTGATTGTAAATGGGTTTATAGAATTAAACGAAAAGGTAATGGAGAGATAGACAGGTACAAGGCTAGACTAGTGGCAAAAGGTTTCAAACAAAGATATGGAATAGACTATGAGGATACTTCTAGCCCTGTCGTTAAAGCAGCTACTGTCAGACTTGTTCTCTCTGTTGCAGTATCAAACAGTTGGAGCCTTCGTCAATTGGATGTGCAGAATGCGTTCCTTCATGGTGTTCTAGAGGAGGAAGTTTACATGAAACAACCACCTGGGTATGAGGTAAAAGGCAAGCAACATTATGTTTGCAAACTTGATAAAGCATTATATGGCTTAAAACAGGCACCTAGAGCATGGTACTCTAGGTTAAGTGTAAAGCTTCAAAGGCTTGGATTTCGACCCTCAAAGGCAGATGCATCTCTCTTCTTCTATAAAAGAGGCAAAGTAATCATTTTTATGTtggtatatgttgatgacataatTGTGGCTAGTTCAGCACAGGAAGCAACTAGTGCACTATTAGAAGATCTTAAGAAGGATTTTGCTCTAAAAGATCTTGGTGACTTGCATTACTTCTTGGGCATAGAAGTAAAGAAGGTAACAGATGGTATACTTCTAAGTCAAGAAAAGTATGTGTCAGATATACTGAAGAGATCAGGTATGATGAATTGTAAAATTTCAAATATGCCTCTTTCAACTACTGAAAAGTTGTCGAAAGAAGAGGGTGAGCCTTTGGGAGCCAAAGGAGCTACAAATTATAGAAGTGTTGTAGGTGCTCTGCAATATTTAACACTTACAAGACCTGATATATATTTTCCTGTCAACAATGTATGCCAGTTTTTGCATGCTCCTACTCTTCAACATTGGACTAGAGTTAAAAGGATTCTGAGATATCTCAGAGGTATTATGAGTACAGGGTTAAAATTCACAAAATCAACCTCAACTTTGGTAAGTGCCttctctgatgcagactgggcaggTTGTCCTGATGACAGAAGGTCTACAGGAGGCTTTGCAGTTTTCTTTGGACCAAATCTTATATCCCGGAGTGCAAGGAAGCAAGCTACTGTGTCAAGATCTAGCACTGAAGCTGAATACAAAGCTTTGGCTAATGCAACAGCCGAGTTAATATGGGTTCAGGCGTTGCTCAATGAACTTGGCATAAAACACTCTTCTGTTGCACGCTTATGGTGTGATAACATTGGTGCTACTTATCTATCAGCAAATCCAGTGTCCCATGCAAGGACAAAACACATTGAGGTTGATTATCATTTTGTTCGTGAAAGAGTAGCCAAGAAGCTACTAGACATACGATTCATCCCTACAAATGATCAAGTTGCAGATGGGTTTACCAAGGCCCTGTCATGGAGCAAGTTGGAAGAGTTTAAGAACAATCTCAACTTGGTGAAGTTGTGATTAAGGCGGCGTGTTAAAGTGTATATTGTAAACGTGTGTACGGTATGTGTATAAACCGTACATATGAGATAAGGGTTGCGTTGCATTTGTAATCCGGTTGTTAGAGTAGTTACAGATGATCTCGTATATCCCTTGTATAGATCATTACTTGGAGATCAATCTAGCAACTACCTAACAACCAAACCCTGTAATCTAGCTATGTGCCTATATAAACACGCAGCGCGTCCCTGCTAAGGCATACGCTTCACGCTACTTTTACATCAACCCTGTCTCCCTCGCCGCCGCACCCGCGAGCTGCCGCCGCAGCCCGTGTGGCCGTCGGTCCCGtccgcggcggcgggaggagccTCCGGCCCAGACGAGCCTCGTGACACGGGCATGGTGCGGGAGCTCTTCCGGCGATGGGCCACGGTCTTTCGCCACGGTCGGCGCGGGCACTCGGCTGTCCCTCGCTGCTTTGAGCCGCGAGCAAGGGCACGGCCGGCACAGGCAGTAAGCGGGCGCTCGGCTGTCTGGCAAGGGCGCGGCAGCAAGAGCTCGGCCGGCACGGGCGTAGCCCGAGAATCGAAGGACCCAGTTGTAATTTAGATTACGGTTTTAGGGGGTTTATTTAGTTTTTCGGGAGTGTGATGTTTTTTGCAGAATCTGTTCTGGCGAAACAATAGTCATATCGTAAAAACATGAAAAAACGTTTTTGCTGTATCGTGTAAATAGATTTTACGGTATGAACTTTTAAGCGGAGATGCTCTCAGTTCCCATACCCACCAGCCATACAAGGGATTTGAATTATCATACCCCACCAATTTCCATTCCCCGATTTTAATCCCCCAACCAAAACAGGTTGTTAAGCATATACAGTAAAATTGGGCCAGCCTTCCACAATGATTTGGCACTTTAAACCGTCGGATTTATTGACTCAACGCTCCAGATATGCTGGCTAAACATTCATAATTGATCGCTTGTCCAACTTCGCGCAATTGGGCCCATTTCCGCGCCAGTCTGCTCGTTGTGCCCGAGCAAAAACGTCTCTTGGGCTGCGGCTCCGATGACCGACCTTCACTTGTGTGTGCACCCTATTTCCAAGAGACCAACCCATCGTCTTTTCTCCTCTCTAGCACTCGACTCTGTCCGCTCTGGATCATTTTCTTGAGATTTTCTTGATGTTCCCTGATTTTCTCACTTACCTTTTTTCCGCTGCTATGTATTTCCGATCCATTACGCTTTTTTATTTAGTGTACAATAGCGCAGGCTTGGCTATATGAATTTTCTAACATAGATACTTAGTTAACTAATAATGGGCTATGCTGCAGGATCCGTCTCTGCAAGTTTGACACTAAATAACTTCAAGTTCCATTTTCcctacaaaaataaaataaaaaataaaatcaGGTTCCAATTGCTACTGTGGCTGATCCAGATTAAAGGTACTCCGGGGAGTAATTAACCTTATGTGTCTAGCATTGCATACTGTTTCCCTTAATGTGGTGTTACAGTGGCAGCGTTCACAGCGCCACGTCAGCAAAATAAGTGCGCTTGGTCTGTCTTGGACCTGCATGAGTCAATTATACAAGCAGAACTAGCAGTCGACACCGTTTTCCACCAAGAGTAACAAAACTATTAGAGATGAATTTCGTTATCAATTTTGTAGTGAAAGCAATTATCATGTGTGTTGTCATGTGCTCAGTGCTTATCTTTCAATTAACTTTTGTGTGATAGAAGACGCTGCCGTGCCACTTGATGTCAAAGCAACACAAAGGTTTGTAAAGAATATAGGCTTCCAATGGCGTGTGCATGCATGGGTCTTGCAGTCAGAATATACGCGGAAGAGACGATTGAGGATTCTAGATAACATGTTTTACATTTGAGGATTCCTAGTATCCTATAATTCATGTGAAATTCTGGAGCCGCAGGCTCACGGACACAGCCCCCGCGTCGTCCCTGCTAGGGCGACCCGGGCGGCGCCCTAAACCCAGCCGGCGGGGGCGTGCTCTCCCTCCTTCCCTccctccgtcgccgccgcgggACGCCGCCGGTCTAAGCCCAGGagccgacggcggcggcggaggacaTCGCCTTCCTCCCGTGGCTCTAGGGTTGTGCGGAGCCCCGGATCGTGTGGGGGCGCGCCAGATCCGATCAGCACaacggcgatggtggcggcgtcGGAGGCGGTGCGGGCTGCGGGTACGGTGGCCTGCCCtgttcgggcggcggtggcggcgcacCATCTGCCTTTggatcagcggcggcggcgtggagGCCTGGTGGTCGCGTCGGCGGTACCTCCGATTAGATCTGTTCTGACTGGTGCAGCCGGCGGTGGTGGCCATCTCATCCGTCAGAGGTGGTCGGCCTGTGGCTGGATGGTCGGATCTCAAGATTCGTCATCTAGTCCCGGCTACGAGTCGGGGAGACAtagttgccggtgaaaaccgaaccgttggcgggcgatggcggcgttttgTGTCGTTACCTTGATGGAGGCATCGCCGTGTAACTGTTTTCGACCCACTCGTGCTACTTCAGGGGAAACCTTAGGATCTGGTCTTCCGGATCGGACGATGACGGTACTatagaggcaggaggtggagcgaCTTCGTCTTGCACGAAGCTTCGGTGAAGCAGTCAAGTCATGCCTGGCCGACGGGTGCTATGCTGAGTCATGCTTGGttggcaggtgctacgcacgacaaaTATTACAGAGTCTTCGCATCTGGATGGACGAGCGCAGAGCGGTGGCGCCGTTGGGTGCCGTGGTGGCTTCGACGGATGTCCAGACTGGCAAGGATGATGCGGATCTCTCTCCTGAAGATGGTTCAGTGGTCCGATGATGATGGCGGGTTCTAAAACGTGTGCATGTGGTGTGCGCTTTAGGTAGGTTGCACCAGCTGTTGGTCCCGACACGTTATGTGGATGGATGGACGACGACACCGGTTTTAGATATGGGGAGTGAGAGCACTCCACATTATCGAGTTTGTAGGGGTGAGTGATGTCTTCGGGTGAATTGATGTATGTTCTTGTCAGACCTTTGTGAAATAATTAATAGGGATGGCTGCATGCATCAATTGATGCAGAGATTGAGGGTTTAACCTCTTTTTCTATATATTTTTTTGAAATTCTAGGCCCCGCCTAGTGAAATCGAGAAAATCTCAAAGCTTCATTCGACTTGCCTGGCATGTGCATGTGCATTTGCATGTGCACGGAGTTTACTCTAGCACAGTGAAATTCTAGGCCCCGCCTAGTGAAATCGAGAAAAAAAGCACAGTGCCACTTACGGACGTTGCGCCAGCCATTCGGAATCCCAGATATTGGAGGAAGGCGAAACCAATGTGGCTTGCGGGCGTTGCTCTGCTTCGTGGCCGTTGTCTGCTTCAAGGAGCGTTGAGGACATCTTTTCCAGGACACCTCTAGCACATCAGGTGAGCACTGTTGCGGTTACGATCGCCAGTTTCTTTGTTGATATCTGTGGTTCCATCTTTTGGATTCAGCGGGAAGGCGAGGCGGCAGACAACGGCTTATCTAGCAGTGTCTGATAGGCTGACACACCTTCGCCTCTTGAGGCTGTAGATCGAAATATGTCTCTCTTCCAGTGGCGACTTTCTACTAAGGCGAGATGGTTGCTTTTTTTTTGGAGAACTGAGCTCCTTCTCCCGGGGAGCAAGCAGACCAAATATTCAGGAGTACTTCTATCGTCAGTTAAAGAAGCACTCGAAGGAGCAACATCCACTCACCAACACATGGCTTGGATCGGTGTCCCATGTCCGCAGCCAGCATACAATTCTTTGGATTTGCACAATGTGCAATGTGTCAATGTGGTATGAGAATGTTTATTTGCCAATTGTTTCTTCAGTTCGGATATCAGGGCATTGTGGTTGTGTTATATATAATTTACTAATTCTAGAAAtatactgatttttttcagaaaTAATATGTTCCGGGAAGTTTATTCAAGAGAGTTGTGAATATGTTCATCTCACTCTTGATACTGGATTCACAATGGGATGGTCTCTATTGTAGCAGTAGCACCTCTATGAGCTCGCATCAGAAGGGTGTCCTGAAGATGGTCTATTTTCCTCGTCTATATGAAGAGGATATTGTACCAGACTACAATATTGAGAGGTTCATCAATGAGACATTGACACATTGCTTCAATGTATATCCTGCATTTGATGAGATATTCAGTGACATGATGGTTTTCTAGAATGTGACATGATGATATCGGTAAATACTTTTGTTCCCCAGCATAGGTGTCAGTTGCTACTCCATTATTATGTTACCATACTTTATAAGATGACCTTCCTCTGGAATGCATGTGAATGATTACAAGAACAGTGATATAGCTAGGTTCTCCGTCCTCACAAATATGATTCTCTATATGCTTTCTTTCTTCCAACTTTCAAAAAGGGTCCTTCAAAGATTGGACTATTTTAGATCCAGATTTTTTTGGCAAGGAgatgaagaaaagaaaaaataccGGTTGGTCAAATGGAGCATGGTTTGTAGGCCAAAAGACCATGGTGGCCTTGGAATTCATGACCTACAGGTCAAGAATGAGGCCTTGCTCAGTAAATGATTGTTCAAACTTCTTACTGAGGATGGTGTTTGGCAAAACCATGTTGCGCAACAAGTATCTAGGCCAAAAGGCGGTGTCCCAGGCCTATTGGAAACCTGGTGACTCGCATTTCTGGGCTGGCCTAATGGCGGCAAAGAAACATTTCTTTCCCTTTGGGTCTTTCGCGATAAAAGACGGGTCAGAGATTCGATTCTGGGAAGACATCTGGCTAGGCAATGCTAGTCTCAGAGAACAATATCCAGCCCTATATAACATTGCTCGCGATAAGAACAACACTATTGCGCACGTGCTCAGTTCATCCCCGCCTAACATTTCGTTCAGGTAGGATTTGATTGGCCCCGGACTTCTGCCATGGCATAATCTTTTGTCCCGGTAGGATTCGATTAACCTGACACAAGGTCGGGATGTGTTTCGCTAGAACCTTACTACATCAGTGTCTTTCACAGTAGTCTATGTACCGTGCGCTCACACATTCTGAGATACCAGTGAGTAATAACAAGAAAATTTGAAAGTCCAAGATTCCACTAAAAGTGAAAATCTTCATGTGGTATCTTCGTAAGGGAGTTGTGTTAACCAAAGACAACCTCGCACGACTCAACTGGCCAGGGAGTAAGAAGTCTTGGTTTTGTACTCAAGACGAGACAATCAAACACCTCTTTTTTGAATGCAAGTTTGCACGTTCTACGTGGTCAATCATCCAAATAGCATCAAATTTATATCCGCCCACAAGTGTTGCCAATATATTTGGTCACTGGTTGGACGGTATTCCAAATAGGTTTAAAGCGCTTATAAGGGTGGGAGCGTACGCCTTAATTTGGTCGCTCTGACTATGTAGAAACGATTTGGTTTTTAATGGAAAAAATGCTTCTCCTCTGCAGGTTATTTTCCGTTGTATGCACTCGCTTCATATGTGGTCTATGCTACAACGATCGGAGCACCAATCGTTGTTCAAGGCGGTGTGTACGCGGTTGGAGCAGGTGGCTACGGAGGTTTTTTTCCAACATGAGTGGCAGTATAACCTCCGGATCGATCCACCACCACCTTCGACATAGGCATAGCGTCGGTCTATAGGACTCTACTGTTGCCGATATGTCGGTTTATATTTCATGTTTTTTGTCAGACTTTTGGATTTGgatgtgtgcatcttagttatgcagaggTCGGATGTTAATCATAATGTTTTGTATCCCCTTGATGCTACATTCTGAGATAATAAAATcgccctttatcgaaaaaaaGGTTGGAACTTAAAGACTGCAGCTCAATCCTACAATTTTTCTGTAGTATTTGGTTAGCTAACTCCATGCTAGCAGTG
The Aegilops tauschii subsp. strangulata cultivar AL8/78 chromosome 3, Aet v6.0, whole genome shotgun sequence genome window above contains:
- the LOC109762450 gene encoding uncharacterized protein → MASLVEAAAGTEVAVAMLAAVAMEATAMVTVGVAMQEEAAATISWRFSARSEKSASAVAKSSYGVDTGATDHITGELDKLTMRERYNGHDQVNMPNGSVFLFAALNPNAGALIRSEVLLLSENTLPTSVDQGDEHLANDPLGNFHENPAINFGGNPILRHDFMQQQETNTGHEEDSGAVPDSDGGDPEGNPSSPAAPGSGGVSASRPGGPSPGSHAFPRGPAGETSTSRGGPHTSGGPSAMPSASTRPTGRSLDSATQPTGPRQVAQPDADSGTGAGAPLPASDNIRLGSGVAGSRAAASDSAGSSALRDSAAAPVPALRTRSQHGVAKPKIRTDGTVRYDKRFGGLAVTVSNSWSLRQLDVQNAFLHGVLEEEVYMKQPPGYEAPRAWYSRLSVKLQRLGFRPSKADASLFFYKRGKVIIFMLVYVDDIIVASSAQEATSALLEDLKKDFALKDLGDLHYFLGIEVKKVTDGILLSQEKYVSDILKRSDWAGCPDDRRSTGGFAVFFGPNLISRSARKQATVSRSSTEAEYKALANATAELIWVQALLNELGIKHSSVARLWCDNIGATYLSANPVSHARTKHIEVDYHFVRERVAKKLLDIRFIPTNDQVADGFTKALSWSKLEEFKNNLNLVKL